The genomic DNA GGGTATTTCCATGCGCTGTATCGGGTCTGGTGTCCGGGCGTCGTGCCCGGCTTTGGTGCAAAGGCAACTCTACAGCACCCATGACCAGAACGGTATCCTTTTTTTATTCAATTATTCCGGGTAAATATTTTGCCACGTGCCCAACAGGGCTTTTGGCTTGATATTGAGCCAATTCATGGTATTTCAGTAGTCATGAATTGGCTTTCCGTGGCTGAGATAGCCAAACGCACCCGCATCCCCGCGCCCACCGCGCGCCGCTATGCTGCGCTCTTCAAGGATTATCTGGGCGGGCGCAAGATGGGCCGCGTGACCAAGTATCCCGAAGAGAGTCTTGGGGTCTTCGAGCGCATCTCGCGGCTCTACGCCGATGGCGGGGTCACCGCCGAGATCGAGGACGCATTGCGCGCCGAGTTTCCCCGCACCTTTGATGTCGACTGCCGCCCTGGCGTGACAGGCGTCGCCCAGGCCGGTTTCGGAGCCGGAGCGCCGGGGCAGACCCAGGTCTATGCCGAGCTGGCCGCCTCGTTCAACGGCGTCATGGGCAAGGTCGCCTCCTGCATGGAGATCATTGCCAACCAGAAGGCGATCATCGACCATCAGCAGGAGGACATCCAGAAGCTCAAGACCGCCTTTGTCCTGCTGGCCCGCAGCCAGAAGCGCATGAAGGAGCTGCCCGCCGGGCTTGAATCCCTCCCTGAGGAACTTATCCGCCAGACCCGTGCCCTGGAGCAGAAAGACGCCGAGATCGAGGAGATCGCCCTCAGGCTTTCCTTTGACACCTCTGACATCAAGGCCAAGCTCCAGATCCTCGAATCAGAATTGGTCCGGTTACGCAAGGACAGGCGCGACATGGAAAAATACCTGCAAGAGAAGATCGACCGTCTCAAGGACGTTTCGGCATAGTTCTGCCTTGTCCGGTCTCTTGTCCGGGCGCAGTTTCGACCTTTAAAACCAGACGCCCAGGAGGATTCCACATGCGTACCAAAGTCACTCTCTTTTTCATCCTGGCCCTTGCGACGACTCTTGGGGCATGCACCACCACTGGTTCGAGCAGTGCTGATTCCGTCACCCCCACTGCCGTCGAATACCAGGAACCAGACTATTACTACGACTTTGACGACATCCTCATCCCCAAGGAGATCAAATACGTCGAGGCCGAATCCTACAAGCTCGACAACTCCAAGTTCCGCGCCGCCATCATGAAGTTCAAGGGCCGTGTCCAGGTGCTTGAGCTGGTCCAGTACTTCATCAACAACATGTCCAAGGACAACTGGACCCTGATCTCCAACAACAAGGCGGGCAAGCTGTCGGTCCTCAATTTCGAGAAGTTCAACAAGAGCTGCGTCATCCAGGTGGACGATGCCTTTGGCTCGGCCATCACCACCATTATCGCGGTGGAGGTCAAGGACGGCGGCACAAACGGCAAGAGCAAGTAACCGATGCAGACCCACTACCGGTTCGCCGGGTTCATGGGCAGGCGCGTCCATCTTGGCGTGACCGGCTCCATAGCCGCCTTCAAGGCCCTTGACCTGCTGCGCGCCCTGCTCGAGGCCGACTGCATCGTGTCCGCCACCCTGACCGATGCGGCCACCCGGTTCGTTACCCCCCTGAGCTTCGAGGCGCTGGGCGCATCACCCGTGTACAGGGCCATGTTCGATACTGTCCCCGGCGCGAGTGCCTTTGGCCATCTGGAGCCGGGACAGGAGGCGGACGTTCTGGTCATTGCTCCGGCCTCGGCCAACACTCTGGCCAAGCTTGCCCACGGGCTGGCCGACGACATGCTTTCCTGCCAGGCCCTGGCTTTTCCCGGCCCGCGTATCGTGGCACCGGCCATGAACCCGCGCATGTGGGAGGCCCCGGCCACCCGGCGCAACTGGGACATGCTCGGCGGGCTCGGTTTCACTCTTGTGGAACCTGAGGCAGGCAATGTGGCCTGCGGCGACACCGGCACCGGGCGGCTGGCTCCCCTTGAGGAAATTCTGACCGCCACCCTTCGGGCCATCAGCCCGCAGGATCTGGCAGGCAAACAGGTGCTCGTCACCCTCGGCCCCACGCGCGAGCCGTGGGACGGGGTGCGTTTCTGGTCCAACCCGTCGAGCGGGGCCATGGGCGCGTGCATGGCCATGGCCGCATACCTGCGCGGGGCCGAGGTCACAGTGGTGGCCGGGCCTACAGGGCTGTTGTTCCCGCAGGCCATCACCGTGATCCCGGTGCGCACCGCCCTTGAGATGCATCGGGCGTGTCTGGACCTGTGGCCGTCCATGGACATCGCCTGCGCCACAGCGGCTGTGGCCGATTTCCGGCCCATCCCGCACGGGCCGGACAAGTTCAAGAAGGGCGGGGCATCATCTTTGACCGTCCAATTCGAGGCCAACCCTGACATTCTCAAGGCCCTTGGCGATTCCCGCCGGGACGGCCAGCAGCTCATCGGGTTTGCTGCCGAGACCGGCGACCCCCGCGCCGAGGCCGCCCGCAAGCTCGAATCCAAGGGGCTCGACCTCATTGCGGCCAACGATGTTTCCCGCCAGGGCAGTGGCTTTGGCACTGCCACCAACGAAATGTTCGTGCTCGACCGGCAGGGCCGTCGGGAGTCGTGGCCTGTGCTTCCCAAAACCGAAGTGGCGTGGAGATTATGGGATCACCTTCTGCTCGGCTGAACACCCCCGAACACCTGCGCGCCTTTGTCGACGCCGGGCTTGAGTTCATCTATGCCCCTGGCCGGGTCTCTCCTCTGGCTCAGGAGCAGCCCGTGAATGGTCCCCCGGTGCGGCCAAGAACCACCCGGACACCCCCCCCGCGGCCCGCCGCTTCAGGAGGCCCAGCCAGCCAGGCCAGGCCGGTTCCCGGTCGTCCCATGCCGCCCCGGCAGAGCCAACCGCAGTCAGGTCGCCCCGGCAGCGACCACTTCCCCGAGCCGTGGGCTTCCTTTCTCGCCCGTGTCGCGCCCGCGCCGCGCATTGTCTGGACCTACATTGAGCTTGGCCTTGATCTGGCCGGGCAGTCAGACCCCAGGCGGGCCGGTGTGCTGCGCAACCTCATTGCCCACCTGCGCTGGCCCAAGGGGACCACGGCCTTCTGGCCCGTGGCTGCCTTGACCAACGGTGCCCTTGAACCCGATGCGGCCATGTTCTGGAAGGGGTGGAATCTGTGGCACACCCCTGACATCGCCTGTTTCGGTTTTGATGCCCTGCATGTCATCCAGCCCCAGGCAGATGCCGGGTGCGCCACCTGTTTTCTTGAACACACGACCATCCATGTGCTCCCCTCCCTGACCCAGCTGATGGCCATGCTGCCCCACGAGCAGCAGATGGCCGTGGATGTCCTGACCTCTTTGCGCATGGAGTCCGCCTGATCCTTCCCTCAACGCGAAAACCGGTGTAGGCTCGGAAAAACCTTCTCATTGGGGAGATGCCATGCGCCATACGCTTCGGGGTATTGTTGTCTTTGCCTCCTGCCTGCTGATCCTTTTCGCCCTTCATGCGCACGCTTCGGACTTGGTGCCGGGTCATGACGCCCAAGAGTCGCGTTTTCGCGTCACCAGGCTTGCCATCACCGGACCCATCAGCCCGGCCCAGGACGAGCTGCTTGCCGATGTTCTCGCCTCCGCTGTCAAAGATGGCAGCTCCTTGCTGCTGCTGACCCTCGACACGCCCGGCGGGCTGGGCGACTCCATGCGGGGTATGGTCACGTCCATGCTCAACGCTGCGTTGCCTGTGGCGGTCTGGGTCGGCCCTGCCGGTGCGCGCGCGGCATCTGCCGGGGTCTTTCTGGTAGCCGCGTCGAGCGTGGCGGGCATGGCCCCGCAGACCACCATTGGAGCGGCTTCGCCTGTGGGCCTTGGCGGCGAGGAGATCAACGCGACCATGGCCAAGAAGGTCACCCAGGACTTCACCAGTCTGGTTCGAGGTGTGGCCGAGGCCCAGGGGCGCAACAGCGCGTGGTACGCCAGCGCGGTCACTGACAGCGTCTCCATCACGGCCCTTGAAGCGATTGAGCTCAAGGTGGTCGAGCATCTGGCCGAGACCGACCATGCCTTTCTCATCCAGGCGGGCAGGGCGGGTTTTGAATTCAAGGGGGCCACCATCACCTTCCTGCCTGAGCAGATCGACATGGCAGAGTACGACCCCGGCTTTCGTTACCGCTTCCTCTCCTGGCTCCTTCACCCGCAGGTGGCATACCTGCTGCTCATGGGCGGCATGCTCGGCCTGTTCATCGAGCTCACCCATCCAGGGGCGATCTTTCCCGGCGTGCTGGGCGGGCTGTGCCTGCTGCTTGGCCTCTATGCCATGTCGGTCCTGCCCACCGATGTCACGGGCCTCCTCCTGCTCGGCTTTTCGCTCCTGCTCTTTTTCCTTGAGGCCCAGGTGGTCAGTTACGGGTTGCTCTCCGTGGCCGGGGGAGTGGCCATGCTCATCGGGTCGATCCTGCTCTTTCGCGACGACTACGGAACCCTGCACCTTCCCGTTACCTTTGTTGTCATCCCCGTGGCCGTGGTTTCGGCAGCCGCTGCCGGGCTGGTCTATCTCGTGGCACGATCGCACAAGATCGTGCGACCGGTCGGACTTATCGCCCTGGTCGGCCAGGCCGCTGAGGTTCAATCCTGGACCGACGACACCGGCCAGATTTTGGTACGGGGCGAAATTTGGGCCGCAAAGCGGGCCTCCAGCGATTTTATGCCCCAGCGCGGCATGCGGGTCCAGATTCTCTCTGCAACTGGCTTGACGCTCGAAATCGGGCCTTTGGCCCGCTAACCCCCGTGGGACAATGGTTCCCGGACAGGAGGTCACATGTTCATACCGCAAATCATCCTGCTTGTGCTGCTTGGCGCGCTGGTGGTCACAGCCCTGCGCGTACTCAACGAGTACGAGCGTGGCGTCATCTTCCGCCTTGGCCGGTGCATTGGGGCCAAAGGACCGGGGCTGATCATCCTCATCCCGGTCATCGACAAGATGGTCAAGGTCTCCATGCGCATCCTGACCCTTGATGTGCCCAACCAGGACGTGATCACCCAGGACAACGTCAGCCTCAAGGTCAACGCGGTCATCTATTTTCGCGTGGTGGACCCGGTCAAGGCCATTCTTGAAATAGAGGATTATATGTTCGGGACTTCGCAGCTTGCGCAAACCACCCTGCGTAGCGTATGTGGTGGCGTCGAGCTTGACGACCTCCTCTCGCATCGCGACAAGGTCAACGCGCGGATCCAGGCCATACTGGACCAGCATACCGACCCCTGGGGGATCAAGGTCGCCACAGTCGAGGTCAAACACATCGACCTGCCGCAGGAGATGCAGCGCGCCATGGCCAAGCAGGCCGAGGCCGAGCGCGAACGCAGGGCCAAGGTCATCGGCGCTGAGGGCGAATACCAGGCCGCCACCAAGCTGGCGGAAGCTGCCGAGATCATCAGCCACCATCCTGCCGCACTTCAGCTGCGTTACCTCCAGACCATGAGGGAGATGGCATCGGAGAGCAAGTCTGCGACTATTCTGCCGATTCCACTTGATATATTGAATGTGCTCATGCCCAAAAAGGCAGGCAATACCACAAAGGATTAGAGACGTTCATGAAGATTCTTGTCACCGGCGCGGCCGGATTCATCGGATTTCATTTGTCCCGCGCCCTGATAGCGCAGGGACACGAGGTGGTCGGCCTCGACAACCTCAACGACTACTATGATGTCAACCTCAAGAAGGCACGGCTCGCCATTCTTGGCGAATCCCCTCTGTTCAAGCACGTCAACATCAGCCTTGAGCATGATCAACCCATGAGCGAGTTGTTCAGGGCCGAGCGGTTCACCCATGTGGTCAACCTGGCGGCCCAGGCGGGAGTTCGCTACAGCATAGAGAACCCGAAGTCCTACATAGATTCCAACGT from Pseudodesulfovibrio aespoeensis Aspo-2 includes the following:
- a CDS encoding slipin family protein, with translation MFIPQIILLVLLGALVVTALRVLNEYERGVIFRLGRCIGAKGPGLIILIPVIDKMVKVSMRILTLDVPNQDVITQDNVSLKVNAVIYFRVVDPVKAILEIEDYMFGTSQLAQTTLRSVCGGVELDDLLSHRDKVNARIQAILDQHTDPWGIKVATVEVKHIDLPQEMQRAMAKQAEAERERRAKVIGAEGEYQAATKLAEAAEIISHHPAALQLRYLQTMREMASESKSATILPIPLDILNVLMPKKAGNTTKD
- the coaBC gene encoding bifunctional phosphopantothenoylcysteine decarboxylase/phosphopantothenate--cysteine ligase CoaBC, translated to MQTHYRFAGFMGRRVHLGVTGSIAAFKALDLLRALLEADCIVSATLTDAATRFVTPLSFEALGASPVYRAMFDTVPGASAFGHLEPGQEADVLVIAPASANTLAKLAHGLADDMLSCQALAFPGPRIVAPAMNPRMWEAPATRRNWDMLGGLGFTLVEPEAGNVACGDTGTGRLAPLEEILTATLRAISPQDLAGKQVLVTLGPTREPWDGVRFWSNPSSGAMGACMAMAAYLRGAEVTVVAGPTGLLFPQAITVIPVRTALEMHRACLDLWPSMDIACATAAVADFRPIPHGPDKFKKGGASSLTVQFEANPDILKALGDSRRDGQQLIGFAAETGDPRAEAARKLESKGLDLIAANDVSRQGSGFGTATNEMFVLDRQGRRESWPVLPKTEVAWRLWDHLLLG
- a CDS encoding NfeD family protein translates to MRHTLRGIVVFASCLLILFALHAHASDLVPGHDAQESRFRVTRLAITGPISPAQDELLADVLASAVKDGSSLLLLTLDTPGGLGDSMRGMVTSMLNAALPVAVWVGPAGARAASAGVFLVAASSVAGMAPQTTIGAASPVGLGGEEINATMAKKVTQDFTSLVRGVAEAQGRNSAWYASAVTDSVSITALEAIELKVVEHLAETDHAFLIQAGRAGFEFKGATITFLPEQIDMAEYDPGFRYRFLSWLLHPQVAYLLLMGGMLGLFIELTHPGAIFPGVLGGLCLLLGLYAMSVLPTDVTGLLLLGFSLLLFFLEAQVVSYGLLSVAGGVAMLIGSILLFRDDYGTLHLPVTFVVIPVAVVSAAAAGLVYLVARSHKIVRPVGLIALVGQAAEVQSWTDDTGQILVRGEIWAAKRASSDFMPQRGMRVQILSATGLTLEIGPLAR